CGCCGCGCAGTTGAGGTCGACGAAGGGGCCGTCCCCGCGCTCGCTCCGCCGGTGGATCTCCCGCGCCACGAGTTCCTTGCCGACGCCCGATTCGCCCAGGATCAGGACCGGCAGGCCTGAGGGCGCCAGCCGGTCGATCAGGCGAAGCACGGGGCGCATCGCGGCGGAGTTCCACCCCGCGGCGAGCGGCGGCATCTCCCGGTGCTGCTCGCGGCGGCGCAGCCGATCGTTTTCCTTCGCCAGCCCGCTGTTGCGCGCCGCTCCGCGGATCAGCGCATCGAGCACGTCGATCCGGCACGGCTTCGTGACGAAGTCGTAGGCACCGTGCTTCATCGCTTCGACCGCCAGCTCGACCGTGGCATTGCCCGTGAGCAGGATGACGGCGGGCGCGGTGGCGTCGCCCTCGAGCGATTTGAGGAGCTCGATGCCGTCGAGGCCCGGCATCCGCACGTCGAGGACGGCAACGTCGAACTCCTGTTCGTCCAACAGCTTGCGGGCCCGAGCGCCATCCTCCGCGGGAACGACGCGGTGCCCCTTCCGCTGCAGCTCGCGGCACAGGATGCGGCGCAGCGGCGCCTCGTCGTCCGCGAGGAGGACGCGGATCGGCGCACCCGCCGCGGCGGCGCGCTTTCCTCCCCCGTCTCCACTCATGCGTGAACCTCCGCACCCGCCGGCTTCATCGCCGGCAGAACGACGTCGAACCGCGCGCCGCGCCCCGAAGCCGGAGCGAGTTCGAGGCGCCCGCCGTGCGCGCGCACGATCCCGTAGGCGACCGCCAGTCCGAGGCCGGTGCCCTGACCGGGCGGCTTCGTGGTGAAGAACGGCTCGAAGATCCGCTCCCGGAGCTCCGGCGGGATGCCGGGCCCGCGGTCGATCACCGAGAGAATCGCCGAATCGCCGGCGCCGGGGCGCGCGACGACCCGGATCGGCGTTCCCGGTGCCGACGCGTCCGCCGCGTTCAGCAGGAGCGCCATCAGCACCTGGACGAGCTGGGACTCGTTCGCCAGCACCGGCGGAACGTCCGGCGCCGCGTCGATCTCGATCGGGAATCCCCCCAGGCGGGGATTGTGGCGGAGGAGGCGGACCGTCTTCCTCGCCACCTCCAACAGGTCGCACGGCCCCTTCTCGTCCGGAGCGCTGCGAGAGAAGTCGAGGAGACTGCCGAGAATGCTCTTGCACCGGTAGGCCTCCTCCTCGATCACCTCCGCATCGGCACGGATCTCCTCCCTCTCCTCGTCGCCGACCGGCACGGCCAGCCGGTTCCGCATCGCCTCGGCGCAGCTGGCGATGGTCGCGAGCGGGTTGTTGATCTCGTGGGCGATCCCCGCCGCGAGTCGCCCCACCGCGGCCATCTTCTCCGCCCGCGCCATCGAGCGCTCCAGCGCCCGCTGCTCCGTCACGTCGCGGCCGATGGTGATCACGTGAGTGACCTCGCCGCTGCGGTCGAGGCGCATCGGGATCTTCTCGACCCGGAAGAGCCGCGGCGGATCGCCGCTGCGCGACCGGACTTCGCTCTCCGTGGGCTGGCCGGTGGCGAACACCCGCTCGTACTCGCGCTTGAGGGCGGGGTCGTCGCCGATGACGCTGAAGAGGTTCCGGCCGAGCACCTCCCCGCGCGGCCGGCCGAACGGTCCTTCCTCGCGGACGAGGTTCCAGACGACGACCCTGAACGACCGGTCGATCGCGTGCAGCGACACCGGCAGCGCATCGATCACGGCCTGGAACAGCCGCTTCTGCTGTTCGGCCTCCCGCGTCCTTTCCCGCACCAGCGCCTCGAGGCTTCGCGATCGGCCCATGAGGGAGGCGAGCCGCTCCGCGTTCTCGATCGCTCCCGCGAGCAGCCCGGCGACGCGAGCGATGGCGCGGCGCGCGGCTCCCGCCGGCAGACGTCCGTCCCGCCCGCGCACCCGCATCACCGCCAGCGCCTGCCCCCGGGCGAACAGCGGTAGCGTCACGATGCCCGCGCGCGGATCGGCCACGGAGGATCCGCGTCGCAGCGCCTCCCAGTCCGGCGGCGAGAGGGGAACTTCCCGCTCCCGCCGGAGGCCCTTCTCCCGCGTCCAGAAGACCGCCTCGGGCGCGGCGCTTTCCACCCGCCAGGGCGACGAGAGCACCAGGAGCGCCGCCTCGCCCAAGCCGAGAGATCGCCCCATCCCCGCGAGCGCCTCCTCGAACAGCTCGCGGGTGTCGCCCGAGCGCGCCAGCCGGCCCGCGAGGGAGGCGATCAGCTCCACTTCCTGCTCCCGGGCAGCGAGCGCCTTCTCGAGGCGCCGCGCCCTCACGGCGCGCCGGATCCGCTGGGCCAGCTCGCGTGCCGAGACGCCGGGAGTGACGAGGTCGTCCGCTC
Above is a window of Acidobacteriota bacterium DNA encoding:
- a CDS encoding PAS domain-containing protein; this translates as MRGRTRTTFGGKDGVQKEAALATLREEGAKRIRVAVRAGEALRRRARQAAALIEADLTSAEADDADALVVDFSGDSPDAAARRLGTLRGGAAAVVACAPARAARLREAICRAGADDLVTPGVSARELAQRIRRAVRARRLEKALAAREQEVELIASLAGRLARSGDTRELFEEALAGMGRSLGLGEAALLVLSSPWRVESAAPEAVFWTREKGLRREREVPLSPPDWEALRRGSSVADPRAGIVTLPLFARGQALAVMRVRGRDGRLPAGAARRAIARVAGLLAGAIENAERLASLMGRSRSLEALVRERTREAEQQKRLFQAVIDALPVSLHAIDRSFRVVVWNLVREEGPFGRPRGEVLGRNLFSVIGDDPALKREYERVFATGQPTESEVRSRSGDPPRLFRVEKIPMRLDRSGEVTHVITIGRDVTEQRALERSMARAEKMAAVGRLAAGIAHEINNPLATIASCAEAMRNRLAVPVGDEEREEIRADAEVIEEEAYRCKSILGSLLDFSRSAPDEKGPCDLLEVARKTVRLLRHNPRLGGFPIEIDAAPDVPPVLANESQLVQVLMALLLNAADASAPGTPIRVVARPGAGDSAILSVIDRGPGIPPELRERIFEPFFTTKPPGQGTGLGLAVAYGIVRAHGGRLELAPASGRGARFDVVLPAMKPAGAEVHA